The DNA region CTACAATCTGTGGAACCTAAGATCAAATTCTAATGAGATCTAGTTCTttcattatttttaaatttcaagATATCTTAATTACTTGTAGCACACTGCTCACACCCTGAGGACCACACAGGAACATAAAAGCAGTCAGGTGTGAGGGGACTAATTGCAGGCCTGTAGGATGAGAAGATTAACAATAGCATTGTTTATTCTAATCTTGCACTCTTTTACAGTTGGATAGATAGAGGTACTAAGTCTAGGAAGTGACCTGTCCCAAATCATAGACAAAGCCATTagtaaaaaaaaggattggaagTCAGGATTTCCAAGTCTCAATTTTGTTTCCTAGCAATTTGGGTTCATTGGGGCCAGCTCTCCACTAGGTAAACTAGACAACCTCCTAGGGTGGCAGCATATGATGCAGAAGCAAACaagcagcatctcctctccccttcttcaccCCACCCcatcatttacccccccccccccccccagcactgcccTACCTTTTCCCCAGTCAAAGTCACCAGTAGACACAGCACTGGCCTGGAGCCTGTGTTAAAGGAACTGAGCTGGTGCTGCATCTACTTGTGGAGTATAGATAGGTAGGGCAGAGGGAGGAATTGGTGGACACTGGACAAAAAGAGAAGATGCCGAAtttgggggagggaaagggatatGCTGGCTACtaggaggaaagtaaagaggggagggagggtaaacGGGATACTGAccatgggtggggggaggatgggtaaggaggggaaatgagaagctggccatctggaagaagggaagatgctggggtCGAGAAGGTGGGTAGGGCCTTGAGTTGCCCCAGGGGAAGGGCACAGGGCTGAAGGTTCGCCTAGAACATGTGCCAGGTAGCCTTGGGTCAGCAGGGGGCTTGTCCAGCCCTTCTTGTTAAGAGTtgtttcatcttggaaaagaagtTTATTTCacggttttattttttttttaaggatttttAAATCAGAGTCTTCTGTGTCAGTGCAGGCTACCTCACACTGTGTTCTGTACGCTATTAGCATGTCCCTCAATGAATAGCTCTGGCACACTCTCCCCAGCACCAGATCCCATTCTGAAGCTGAAGGAGCCATAGAGTTTGGCAGATTCCCTCAGAGCAGCCCGTCTCTTCCTTCTATACACCTCCCCTTCCCAGAGGGATCTCATGAGTAAAGTGGCGAGCAAAACGGCCCCCAGCGTGAGCAGGCAGATACCCGCCAGCACACATCTGTCCAGATGCGCTCCCAGCCTGGCACTCTCTTGCACCAGGCGCTCCATTTCCCGGGCAGGGATCTCGTCGCGTTCCTTCCTCACTTCCCGCGAGACCGCGTGGGAAACGATCACTAGCAGCGCCCCGGACAACAAAAAGATCACGGCGCTGACAAAGCCGTAATCCACCGATCTGCCTTGGGTTTCGGCCAGAAGGTACTGATGAGGGGGGATCGGGGCGGAGCTGGGCTGTACCTCTGCTTGGGCAGTGCTCCCCGCTTCCAGATTAATGCCTTCATGATCCAGGTGAGTGGAAGACCTGGGCGGCTCCTTCTCCAAACAGTGCCGGGTCTCTTCCCAGACGGCTGAATATTTCTGGCAAGGTGGGGCAGGACTACTGGTAACACCGGAGGTGCTAAGCCTTTGTGTGGATTGACAGCAACACGTTGCTCTGCCTGGGCGATCCCTCCCCTCTGGCCTGCAGTCGGTGCACCACCGATCCAGCCTATGGTACTGATCAAACTGTCCTTCGCCTTTCGCCAGGTGCAAAAGCTCCAGACAAGCCATCAAAGCCCTGCGGGACAGCTGCAGCAAGTCTTTTCAGGATTAACAGTTGCTCTTCACTCAAGTCTTTAGCCTGGATATTAATTCTCTGTGGACGATATATGCTACTCCTATGGGGGGAGAAGCATAGCCTCTATTAACCTTGATTCGAATTATTTGTAATCAAATTGAccgaaaaaaaaacatctgtctgCCTAAAATAAAAACTTGCAAACAACTTGGAGTGAAATCTTTGGGTTTCAAAGTGTCTgcgccagttttttttttattttaattaaaacatttttattgtttGTGAATAACAAGACAATGGTCTCATATGCTTCTGATCTGTATCTGCACAAGATTTAAtagaggaccagtgcactgcttCAAATACTGAACACAGCGCTCAAAGGGAAATCAAATGTGCTTTTCGTTTCACATTCTCTATAGAAACATTACAAGCAAAAGCATTATTCGGATTTGTTTACGACTGTATCTGTCCGCAGTGGAATAAGTAGGGAAAAGCTCTTTCTCCCAGTGGCAAATTGGGATTCCTTTTGCCTTTTT from Microcaecilia unicolor chromosome 5, aMicUni1.1, whole genome shotgun sequence includes:
- the LOC115470688 gene encoding transmembrane protein 74-like produces the protein MACLELLHLAKGEGQFDQYHRLDRWCTDCRPEGRDRPGRATCCCQSTQRLSTSGVTSSPAPPCQKYSAVWEETRHCLEKEPPRSSTHLDHEGINLEAGSTAQAEVQPSSAPIPPHQYLLAETQGRSVDYGFVSAVIFLLSGALLVIVSHAVSREVRKERDEIPAREMERLVQESARLGAHLDRCVLAGICLLTLGAVLLATLLMRSLWEGEVYRRKRRAALRESAKLYGSFSFRMGSGAGESVPELFIEGHANSVQNTV